The sequence below is a genomic window from Streptosporangium lutulentum.
CCGGAGGTGACGGTCGCGCCGCTGTGAACGCCGCCCGGATGGAGCCCCCGGATCCCGCGCCGAGGTGGGGGGAAGGGGGGAGGCCGCCTTTCACGGACGGTGGTCGTGAAGACGGCGGATTCGTCCTACGAGGCCGACATCCGGGTTCCGTTCATGGGAACCCCGTTCGTGGGCCTGGGCGTGGCCGGCCGTCGTACCGCCTTCTTGATGGCGGCCGCCGCGCTGTTCTCAACCGCGCTGTTCTCAACCGCGCTGTTCTTAACCGCGCTGTTCTTCACCGAGGAGTTCTCCAGGCATGCCGGATTGATGCGGCCGCCGTGCTCGTCGTGGTGATCGGCGTCGGCGTCGTCGAACCACACACCGCCGTCGGCCAGGTAGCGGAAGCGGATGGGCTGCTGCGACGAGACGGTGAGACTCACCTGGTACGTGCCGTTGTTCATACGCTCCATCGGATGGGCATAGGG
It includes:
- a CDS encoding isoamylase early set domain-containing protein → MIKRGKPMKNGQVKLTFVVPNDKSIGGISLVGDFNNWDPYAHPMERMNNGTYQVSLTVSSQQPIRFRYLADGGVWFDDADADHHDEHGGRINPACLENSSVKNSAVKNSAVENSAVENSAAAAIKKAVRRPATPRPTNGVPMNGTRMSAS